One segment of Stomatobaculum sp. F0698 DNA contains the following:
- a CDS encoding N-acetylmuramoyl-L-alanine amidase family protein: MRQNRLRKKALSALLALSLFSTPLLTAQAAGPVDYSEYNTAGTAGYSGPPGSNPSGSPAELIFDTGNGPSVTASSVPGWQALTQTGRYYIISGTSGQPLNSIAPFAGNMAAFAGASSSWPGGKPVLPWGQNGIPAPNWTGYNFTGWSKLTPVSATDAVEGSTANGIEPVIPYAKKTVYVAKWVGSASYKMFTQHRRKPANDFSPSAAPWVFDKSEDSVVVDNDVSYASVELPGYKITGATVTGTGSTVATKTADADFVKTEVYGLKADGSSTYGNKRFVVPGTIPNPLDLSDKMPNQNVRIIFDYEPDTNVKFKFSTSYVYLDATGVENTITVSDSTGAILGAAKPFAAESDAAGVQRGTTEFSAPLLPDAKNPKDNTPAAHPKYLFHKAEIVAGKDPKTLSKAVATGGAAETFVRQRGLSEALFGLSLPADDATAPTPVKFKWMPNQDVKVKYTYKLNPDYRNSVRIIFRSSEDNDTTGIRDINVQVADDEKPTDPTGLTTVAIPYVPNYRVATVMAKDSTALDQQPTNLVQPTATAPGSFQYKSKTDPAEIVVRYSPIQGAFAKVYYTATSGGSLGGIIVQQRTVPKNYTLTELLTLHGITATPDTGYISDGWYPANAGGNAPLAGSTKIEPTDTLTLTAGDKFKYVHVFKKDPNAWGTVSFISGPNGSITGTASQSVLKNTALSTLAPVVTPAANYQFDGWYSGSTLVSTDPSFGSLTVQGNAQYTAKFVLQAALYDMVFAAPNVDTSVSGADGTGQIKVNTPNAARNYAVTDEHGNVRAVMTGTALATGNFTGLNPGQPYHVYELASDQTPAIGSDITLVPANKKGPETLAVIPPTQPNLTAVPDPASNTASITVNPTYANSQYALVDDAGNTVAPGFVSPTGGSVVFTGLDPARSYTVVAQPYGAAQDPAANAASGYGMTVPAANQTTVIAADTLTVKIQNDPANSGRLLQHIRGGAVLPVADEKEIDSVKSGDNVMISADATNASGALFERWELLSGNVLSFNPTMRSQSVTVNSNAIFEPIYRTTLPANTVELKVESSDHSVGVAEAVRLQKQDDLNNPQLAEDSNAWATYSNATYTIKLQKSAASAAVKQAVADADANGSESSFRVGWMVDVKLFRALTRTADGAVLNRPVPDDAAGRIGQFNLTAALDNAALGKIDYALYAVRNNGSGGVTAHDLSSALPADFATNPSAIYEVPVEIGDKLVLSYHKAVKFRLVDARNAANNAIVAVRKGSRPADNASFTALTPDYTVNLDNGKYRFVGLSTTAGSYAAFDPSADTVNADQTVYAYYEVDPAWTAARAALDASRAIGTATLPNVQDPALQAALQAALNNAAAVSNAVAPSSSIAAMQAAMVALNQAISDATAAPTPTPTPTPTPTPTPTPTPGGGGSGGGGGGGGGRRSSGGGRGVRGGTIPTGTGNRVYQNGVEGNWVNFDPAGHGWYFDLGLSKRITASWADVAYTYGGETKIYSYHFDENGVMDSGWWKDDRGVWYHLSTNHDGWFGSMDKGWYLDSADGKWYYLNIMTGSMLTGWQEINGNWYYFNESAPMQTWDWDATANRWVYANRTGRPYGSMYVNEVTPDGYHVDASGAWIRETP, from the coding sequence ATGAGACAAAACAGACTGAGAAAAAAGGCCCTTTCGGCGCTCCTTGCGCTGAGCCTGTTCTCGACCCCGCTCCTCACGGCGCAGGCGGCGGGTCCGGTGGATTACTCGGAGTACAACACTGCCGGAACGGCGGGCTACTCCGGCCCGCCCGGCAGCAATCCGTCCGGCAGTCCCGCAGAACTGATTTTTGACACAGGGAACGGACCGAGCGTCACTGCTTCGTCCGTGCCGGGCTGGCAGGCGCTCACCCAGACAGGGCGCTACTACATCATCAGCGGCACCTCCGGCCAGCCTTTGAACAGCATTGCCCCCTTTGCCGGGAACATGGCAGCCTTTGCCGGGGCAAGCAGCTCTTGGCCGGGTGGCAAGCCCGTGTTGCCCTGGGGACAGAACGGTATTCCGGCACCCAACTGGACGGGTTATAACTTTACCGGTTGGAGTAAGCTTACACCGGTCAGTGCCACGGATGCGGTAGAAGGCTCCACTGCAAACGGCATTGAGCCCGTCATTCCCTATGCAAAAAAGACGGTTTATGTCGCGAAATGGGTCGGAAGCGCAAGCTATAAGATGTTCACGCAGCATCGCAGAAAGCCGGCGAACGATTTTTCGCCTTCCGCTGCACCCTGGGTTTTTGACAAGAGTGAAGATAGTGTCGTGGTCGATAACGATGTGAGTTACGCGAGTGTGGAACTCCCGGGCTATAAGATTACCGGTGCTACGGTAACCGGCACGGGCTCAACCGTTGCGACCAAGACAGCGGACGCGGATTTTGTGAAGACCGAGGTGTACGGCCTGAAAGCCGACGGCTCATCGACCTACGGGAACAAGCGCTTTGTGGTTCCCGGCACCATACCGAATCCGCTCGATCTGAGCGATAAGATGCCGAACCAGAACGTCCGGATCATTTTTGACTATGAGCCGGATACCAATGTAAAATTCAAGTTCTCGACGAGCTATGTCTATCTGGATGCAACGGGCGTTGAGAACACGATTACGGTATCGGACAGCACGGGCGCTATCCTCGGTGCGGCAAAGCCTTTCGCGGCTGAGAGTGACGCAGCAGGAGTGCAGCGCGGTACGACTGAATTCAGTGCGCCGCTGCTTCCGGATGCCAAAAACCCGAAGGACAACACGCCTGCGGCACATCCGAAATACCTCTTCCACAAGGCGGAGATCGTTGCGGGTAAGGATCCCAAGACCCTCTCGAAGGCAGTCGCGACAGGCGGCGCAGCGGAGACCTTTGTCCGCCAGCGCGGTCTCAGCGAGGCGCTCTTTGGTCTCAGCTTGCCGGCGGACGATGCGACGGCACCGACTCCGGTGAAGTTTAAGTGGATGCCGAACCAGGATGTCAAGGTGAAGTACACCTACAAGCTGAACCCGGACTACCGAAACTCCGTGCGTATTATCTTCCGCAGTTCAGAGGACAATGACACGACCGGTATTCGCGATATCAATGTGCAGGTGGCGGACGATGAGAAGCCGACCGATCCCACCGGTTTGACGACGGTTGCCATACCCTATGTGCCGAACTACAGGGTCGCTACGGTCATGGCGAAGGATTCGACGGCGCTCGACCAGCAGCCGACAAACCTGGTGCAGCCCACGGCAACGGCGCCGGGAAGCTTCCAGTACAAGTCGAAGACGGATCCGGCTGAAATTGTGGTGCGCTATTCACCGATTCAGGGGGCTTTTGCAAAGGTGTACTACACAGCAACGAGCGGCGGTTCGCTCGGCGGCATCATTGTTCAGCAGAGGACAGTGCCGAAGAACTACACGCTGACAGAACTCCTTACGCTCCACGGCATTACGGCGACCCCGGACACCGGCTATATCAGTGACGGCTGGTACCCGGCAAATGCGGGCGGCAACGCACCGTTGGCAGGAAGCACAAAGATAGAGCCGACGGACACGCTGACCTTGACTGCCGGCGATAAATTCAAGTATGTCCATGTCTTTAAAAAGGACCCGAATGCCTGGGGCACGGTGAGCTTTATCAGCGGGCCGAACGGCAGCATTACCGGCACGGCGTCCCAGTCCGTGCTGAAGAACACGGCGCTCAGCACCCTGGCGCCTGTGGTGACACCGGCGGCAAATTATCAGTTTGATGGCTGGTACAGCGGTAGCACGCTCGTTTCGACCGATCCGAGTTTCGGCAGCCTGACGGTGCAGGGCAATGCGCAGTACACCGCAAAGTTCGTCTTGCAGGCAGCGCTGTACGACATGGTCTTTGCGGCGCCGAACGTGGATACCTCCGTGAGCGGTGCGGATGGCACGGGACAGATTAAGGTCAACACGCCGAATGCGGCGCGCAACTATGCGGTCACCGATGAGCACGGAAACGTGCGTGCGGTCATGACCGGCACGGCGCTGGCAACGGGCAACTTCACCGGTCTCAACCCGGGTCAGCCCTATCATGTCTATGAGCTCGCGTCCGATCAGACCCCTGCAATCGGAAGCGACATCACTTTGGTTCCGGCGAACAAGAAGGGACCGGAGACGCTCGCGGTTATTCCGCCGACGCAGCCCAATCTCACGGCGGTTCCGGATCCGGCAAGCAACACGGCGTCGATTACGGTGAACCCAACGTATGCGAACAGCCAGTACGCACTTGTGGACGATGCGGGCAACACGGTCGCGCCGGGCTTTGTGAGCCCGACCGGCGGCAGCGTGGTCTTCACGGGGCTCGATCCGGCGAGAAGCTATACGGTGGTGGCACAGCCTTACGGCGCGGCACAGGATCCGGCTGCAAATGCAGCGTCCGGTTACGGCATGACGGTTCCCGCGGCCAACCAGACTACGGTAATCGCAGCGGATACGCTGACCGTCAAGATTCAGAACGATCCGGCAAACAGCGGCAGACTGCTTCAGCACATCAGAGGCGGTGCAGTGCTTCCGGTTGCGGATGAGAAAGAAATTGACAGCGTGAAGAGCGGCGACAACGTGATGATCTCCGCGGACGCGACGAATGCAAGCGGCGCTCTGTTTGAGCGTTGGGAGCTTCTCAGCGGCAATGTGCTCAGCTTCAATCCGACCATGCGCAGCCAGAGTGTCACGGTTAACAGCAATGCAATCTTTGAGCCGATTTACCGGACCACACTCCCGGCAAACACCGTGGAATTAAAGGTGGAGTCGAGCGATCACAGCGTGGGCGTGGCCGAGGCGGTTCGCCTGCAAAAGCAGGATGATCTGAACAATCCGCAGCTTGCGGAGGACAGCAATGCATGGGCGACCTACAGCAATGCGACCTATACCATCAAGCTGCAGAAGAGCGCAGCGAGTGCGGCAGTGAAGCAGGCGGTTGCGGATGCGGATGCAAACGGCAGCGAGAGCTCCTTCCGCGTGGGCTGGATGGTCGATGTGAAACTGTTCCGCGCCCTCACCAGAACGGCGGACGGTGCGGTCTTAAATCGCCCGGTTCCGGACGATGCGGCAGGTAGAATCGGTCAGTTTAACCTGACGGCTGCGCTTGACAACGCGGCGCTCGGCAAGATTGATTACGCACTCTATGCGGTCAGAAACAACGGCAGCGGCGGAGTGACGGCACACGATCTCAGCTCCGCACTCCCGGCAGACTTTGCGACCAACCCGAGCGCAATCTATGAGGTGCCGGTGGAAATCGGGGACAAGCTGGTGCTGAGCTATCACAAGGCGGTGAAGTTCCGCCTGGTCGATGCCAGAAACGCGGCGAACAATGCAATCGTAGCGGTTCGCAAGGGCTCCAGGCCTGCGGATAACGCAAGCTTTACGGCTCTGACACCGGATTACACGGTGAATCTCGACAATGGCAAGTATCGCTTTGTCGGTCTCTCGACGACCGCGGGTAGCTATGCGGCCTTCGATCCGAGTGCGGATACCGTCAATGCGGATCAGACCGTCTACGCCTACTACGAGGTGGATCCGGCTTGGACCGCGGCAAGAGCGGCGCTGGATGCGAGCCGCGCAATCGGCACGGCGACCCTTCCGAACGTACAGGATCCCGCGTTGCAGGCAGCCCTGCAGGCGGCACTGAACAATGCGGCGGCGGTTTCCAATGCGGTCGCGCCTTCCTCCTCGATTGCGGCAATGCAGGCGGCTATGGTCGCACTGAATCAGGCAATCAGTGACGCGACGGCAGCACCGACCCCGACGCCGACTCCTACACCCACGCCGACACCGACCCCCACGCCGACCCCGGGCGGCGGAGGCAGCGGCGGCGGCGGCGGAGGCGGCGGTGGCCGCAGAAGCAGTGGCGGCGGCCGCGGTGTGCGCGGCGGCACCATTCCGACCGGCACGGGCAACCGTGTTTACCAGAACGGCGTTGAGGGCAACTGGGTGAACTTTGACCCGGCGGGCCATGGCTGGTATTTTGATCTTGGACTTAGCAAGCGTATCACCGCAAGTTGGGCGGATGTGGCCTACACCTACGGCGGCGAGACCAAGATTTACAGCTATCACTTCGACGAGAACGGTGTGATGGACAGCGGCTGGTGGAAGGATGACCGGGGTGTTTGGTATCACCTCTCGACCAATCACGACGGTTGGTTCGGTTCCATGGACAAGGGCTGGTATCTCGACAGCGCGGACGGCAAGTGGTACTACCTGAACATTATGACCGGCTCCATGCTGACCGGTTGGCAGGAAATCAACGGAAACTGGTACTACTTTAACGAGAGCGCGCCGATGCAGACTTGGGACTGGGATGCAACTGCGAATCGCTGGGTATACGCGAATCGCACGGGCAGACCTTACGGTTCCATGTATGTGAACGAAGTGACGCCGGACGGCTATCATGTGGATGCCTCCGGTGCATGGATACGCGAGACGCCGTAA
- a CDS encoding N-acetylmuramoyl-L-alanine amidase family protein, with protein MKKRQSREAFFRRAGRSALSLGLSAVLGALSVFVPLGGMEAQAATELQTPSPALPLSGETANHSMTFSWKVGIDDREMTAALKSNRYNLLGKNADGFEPAITLDSVDGQVEGNGVPLYIVMPDTDQGPAPYPKQVDTTTGSGGTGYWPGVAESDGRGNTYYIAKMGQRASELAGGNAASDANQNLSGAALVAKNAAVETTRFGPAGRYRTIETQVVTRVSGRYVIADYYFYGRENLPTAGQKFYVGMAYDLSVNDVPETYPGWPGLYPSDNARKKDMISTDRGFYARKHGDIATVNIVLDDATLGTSAPSSKWIGKFDRRLQYAFHNGYESISGYSGLVPMYQYHPLGSVAAMTGRSTEGSDLSPAFSWELNLRPGETIHKRIAYSYVEAAIYVSSGGVDTNSGTFDHPVNTFDKALELAKNKNAVIYFEDDQALTGPLTIDASKVGTMGSLTFASTDMHSNATSVTFGTETKTIAPAAGYSGPLFVNNQSTVPVAIEDLHFANGSGDFMLKNSSGTLSLGAGVVLENAAAGALSIEGGSVEFAANGEEGSHYPLTVRNNSAYQDTAVSPAASRGAVYLGAAGNLTVGGSVRLSGNRNAVTATQPENLYISNNKTVTVNSAHPLDGSSVIGFTTETLPTASTTVDVALNGAGSIDRFVKDNPAVGIVKEKNGTTLRLKAVTHKVNRSVTDMSGIPIAGAPTLTPTGEDYMIGGKITVDGIPATMQSFVAGGIRYVFDSVELSVSPGAALISPTDGTITDFVMPNDTVQVNYRYRDDMGRIIIDGNGGLPTTSSTNGMAGTQVAAILPSRYGYVIDKITENQDGTGAAVIANAAGQYMLGIVNGVKTYYVQWKPDPSVQYQLYVQYMNADGSILFHQTPGTPITFMTVFTASNLRVPGYRLLPDKVLSRVVPDTVRNMVGGLDTNWQINGNYTATMPNQDVALEFHYVPGNAESDKSNFTVEYRLGTAAAPGALVPGTAPMTTRYLPETQISQWLTLPVGYRINGNSPFRVVQGHQPSLPTATNNFVSAVRNVDITGNTLTAEMPNQDVKIEVYLEPDGTGVPFVTSFRDAGSQDSVLQVLRPTSIQNKPIGASFTESFPEIYGYHYGATEPSWSDAPAGSGTVSVSGNAQSYTAIMPGGELDLNLVYQRDSAKWVKLNYLPGTHGTLSTLSAAADVKTDASGNYYAEVIRAGAAANEGYSFAEIKTKRLVPEVTVSESPYYEFAGWIINDNGNGALDAGEQLADDATKFSADTVLTAYYRENPAYWIDILLAPYDSNTLTVPGASLNRHVKKDSLFGSVRASAETSFTGIANYVREDWYGGSGAKLDTTAVLQDGETYRLKYVKDPIIFGLPAQDVDAVGGLLSDNTGRVTVFDTKPGYNYILTDPAGTVLDVVPGSVVGRSYFDNRIPGEQLVVYEATGDVAVQPGDDIAVVTALNPPSPNAKVGAPHPVTIPLLNQNPDPEAVETPKFMIQTYEGDIDSVGTQAVNGDFYSEAHAGEQVTLTAPAVNAAGAAFTAWRVTAGNIPNVSFPAGQGTVQFTMPETNLVLLAEYEALPGADAAVSDESRNAAKGEFSLVPSERARLSSLLTTPEDRVLSGVNGAKVEYRTVYTKKAVSQTASNALKAISIAGTQHPDAYTAAFELRTDIERYVDGRRVNATPSNATFETYVQLENRDADMLDYELFEEQPGGGYAGVAMQTLAGSVEENGGLFRFTAKAGVRYYLVYSKAYRLKFINEAPNAAQPSHSFKVRHGESAEDSYYAGSNALGGLADPDPYAVDADGVEYELHAAPVWSKRADRYQGFDLGTPVRKRMTLYAYYENNRAELEDARKKLDEATRRAIQLADDYFLKRRETADLINGVHGVPGKPEIYGILESLGVLERTGPRASLAELQAALAAMEQTLAHYDSVLDPRYDNYGHQQQNQLSGGGSGGGGRGNGGSGRGAGRGVGVGSTAGGARLIPSDPFVADYEKGYTVGTNGNWELLNPEQSEWIFTLNGGMRLVNRWGKLSYRYGDRIETAWYHFGQHGIMDSGWFRDENMNWYYLDRTHDGFFGRMQLGWHHDEYDQRWYHFDESSGVMQTGWQEINGKWYYFATSASADTYEYDAVSEKWYYKDSVSVRPYGSMYINEVTPDGYRVDATGAWVR; from the coding sequence TTGAAGAAGAGACAGTCGAGAGAAGCTTTTTTTAGGAGAGCGGGACGGAGCGCGCTGAGCCTGGGCCTCAGTGCGGTGCTCGGGGCGCTCTCTGTTTTTGTGCCGCTGGGCGGTATGGAGGCGCAGGCGGCGACCGAATTGCAAACGCCGTCTCCGGCGCTGCCCTTAAGCGGAGAAACCGCGAACCACAGCATGACCTTTTCCTGGAAGGTGGGAATTGATGACCGCGAGATGACCGCGGCGCTTAAGTCGAACCGCTATAACCTTCTGGGAAAGAATGCGGACGGTTTCGAGCCTGCGATTACGCTTGATTCCGTAGACGGACAAGTAGAAGGAAACGGTGTGCCGCTTTACATTGTGATGCCGGATACGGACCAGGGGCCTGCCCCCTACCCCAAGCAGGTGGACACCACAACGGGTTCCGGCGGAACGGGGTATTGGCCGGGCGTTGCGGAAAGTGACGGACGGGGAAATACCTACTACATCGCGAAGATGGGGCAGAGAGCCTCGGAACTTGCGGGGGGCAATGCGGCGAGCGATGCGAACCAGAATTTGAGCGGAGCGGCATTGGTCGCAAAGAACGCTGCGGTCGAGACCACGCGCTTCGGTCCTGCCGGACGCTACCGCACGATCGAGACTCAGGTCGTGACGCGCGTCTCCGGTCGCTATGTGATAGCGGATTACTACTTCTACGGGCGAGAAAATCTGCCCACGGCCGGACAGAAATTCTATGTCGGTATGGCCTACGATCTCTCGGTTAACGATGTGCCTGAGACCTATCCCGGGTGGCCGGGGCTGTATCCTTCTGACAATGCCCGCAAAAAGGATATGATTAGCACGGATCGCGGCTTTTATGCGAGAAAGCACGGTGACATTGCGACGGTGAACATTGTCCTCGACGATGCGACCCTCGGTACCTCTGCGCCGAGCAGCAAGTGGATCGGGAAATTCGACCGCCGTCTGCAATACGCCTTTCATAACGGTTATGAGTCCATCTCAGGATATTCCGGGCTTGTTCCGATGTATCAGTATCATCCGCTCGGCAGCGTTGCGGCAATGACAGGGCGCTCCACCGAGGGTTCGGACCTCTCGCCGGCTTTTTCCTGGGAGTTAAACCTTCGTCCGGGCGAAACCATCCATAAGCGCATTGCTTACAGCTATGTCGAGGCAGCCATTTATGTCTCGAGCGGCGGTGTCGATACAAACAGCGGCACCTTTGACCATCCGGTCAATACGTTTGACAAAGCACTGGAGCTCGCAAAAAACAAAAATGCGGTCATCTACTTTGAGGATGACCAAGCGCTTACCGGGCCGCTTACCATTGATGCGAGCAAGGTCGGAACCATGGGAAGTTTGACCTTTGCGAGCACGGATATGCATAGCAATGCAACTTCGGTTACATTCGGAACCGAGACCAAGACCATTGCACCCGCAGCGGGCTACAGCGGACCGCTGTTCGTGAACAATCAGAGCACGGTTCCGGTCGCAATCGAGGATTTACACTTTGCAAACGGCAGCGGCGACTTCATGCTGAAGAACAGCTCCGGTACCCTTTCGCTCGGCGCGGGTGTGGTGCTCGAAAATGCAGCGGCGGGTGCGCTCAGCATTGAGGGCGGATCGGTCGAGTTCGCCGCAAACGGAGAAGAGGGAAGCCATTACCCGCTCACGGTGAGAAATAACAGCGCTTATCAGGACACGGCGGTATCCCCCGCCGCATCGCGCGGTGCGGTTTACCTCGGTGCGGCAGGCAACCTAACCGTCGGCGGTTCGGTGCGGCTCAGCGGGAACCGAAATGCCGTGACAGCGACCCAGCCGGAAAATCTCTACATCTCGAACAACAAAACCGTCACGGTGAACAGCGCGCATCCGTTGGACGGCAGTTCCGTCATCGGCTTTACAACCGAGACCTTGCCGACAGCGAGCACTACGGTCGATGTCGCGCTGAACGGTGCGGGCTCCATAGACCGCTTTGTCAAGGACAATCCTGCCGTCGGTATCGTCAAGGAGAAGAACGGAACCACCCTTCGCCTCAAGGCGGTGACACATAAGGTGAATCGCAGCGTGACAGACATGTCGGGAATTCCGATTGCAGGCGCACCGACGCTTACGCCGACCGGCGAGGATTATATGATAGGCGGAAAAATCACGGTGGACGGAATTCCGGCGACCATGCAGAGCTTTGTCGCGGGCGGCATACGCTATGTGTTTGACAGCGTTGAGCTCTCGGTATCCCCGGGCGCTGCGCTCATTTCGCCGACCGACGGAACAATCACGGACTTCGTGATGCCGAACGATACGGTGCAGGTGAATTACCGCTACCGCGACGATATGGGACGCATTATCATCGACGGCAACGGCGGTCTTCCCACAACAAGTTCGACGAACGGCATGGCAGGCACCCAGGTGGCGGCAATACTTCCGAGTCGTTACGGCTATGTGATTGATAAGATTACGGAAAATCAGGACGGCACGGGGGCGGCTGTCATCGCCAATGCGGCCGGGCAGTACATGCTCGGCATCGTAAACGGTGTGAAGACCTACTACGTGCAGTGGAAGCCGGACCCGAGCGTGCAGTATCAGCTCTATGTGCAGTATATGAACGCCGACGGCAGCATTTTGTTCCACCAGACGCCGGGTACACCGATTACCTTCATGACGGTCTTTACGGCCTCGAATCTGCGCGTTCCGGGCTATCGACTCCTGCCGGACAAGGTGCTGTCGCGCGTCGTACCGGACACGGTGCGGAATATGGTTGGCGGCCTGGATACGAACTGGCAGATCAACGGCAATTACACAGCGACCATGCCGAACCAGGATGTGGCGCTTGAGTTCCACTATGTCCCGGGCAATGCGGAGAGCGATAAGTCAAACTTCACCGTGGAGTATCGTCTGGGAACGGCTGCGGCACCGGGTGCCTTGGTTCCGGGAACGGCGCCCATGACGACGCGCTACCTCCCGGAGACGCAGATCAGCCAGTGGCTCACACTCCCGGTCGGCTATCGCATCAACGGCAACTCGCCTTTCCGCGTGGTGCAGGGGCATCAACCGAGCCTGCCGACCGCGACCAATAACTTTGTTTCTGCGGTGCGGAATGTGGACATCACCGGCAATACCCTGACGGCGGAAATGCCGAACCAGGATGTGAAGATTGAGGTTTACTTAGAGCCGGACGGCACGGGCGTGCCCTTCGTGACGAGCTTCCGCGATGCGGGCAGCCAGGACAGTGTTCTTCAGGTCCTGCGCCCGACGAGCATACAGAATAAGCCGATCGGCGCGAGCTTTACGGAGTCCTTCCCGGAGATTTACGGCTATCACTACGGCGCGACCGAGCCGAGCTGGAGCGATGCCCCCGCAGGCAGCGGCACGGTCAGTGTGAGCGGCAATGCGCAGAGCTATACGGCGATTATGCCGGGCGGCGAACTGGATTTGAATCTGGTCTATCAGCGCGACAGCGCAAAGTGGGTCAAGTTAAACTACCTGCCGGGCACGCACGGGACACTCTCGACGCTCAGTGCGGCGGCGGATGTCAAGACAGATGCTTCCGGCAATTACTATGCGGAGGTGATTCGCGCGGGCGCTGCGGCAAACGAAGGCTACAGCTTCGCGGAGATTAAGACCAAGCGCCTGGTGCCGGAAGTCACAGTGAGCGAGAGCCCGTATTACGAATTCGCGGGCTGGATTATCAACGACAACGGAAACGGCGCACTCGATGCGGGCGAGCAGCTCGCAGATGATGCGACCAAGTTCTCGGCGGACACGGTGCTCACCGCATATTACCGCGAGAATCCGGCTTACTGGATTGACATTTTATTGGCGCCTTACGACAGCAATACGCTGACAGTGCCGGGCGCAAGCCTGAACCGCCATGTAAAGAAGGACAGTCTCTTTGGCAGTGTTCGCGCTTCGGCGGAGACTTCTTTCACCGGCATCGCGAACTATGTGCGCGAGGACTGGTACGGCGGAAGCGGCGCGAAGCTCGATACGACGGCGGTTCTGCAGGACGGTGAGACCTATCGCCTCAAGTACGTGAAGGATCCGATTATCTTCGGACTTCCGGCGCAGGATGTGGATGCGGTCGGCGGTCTGCTCTCGGACAATACGGGGCGTGTCACGGTCTTTGACACCAAGCCGGGTTACAACTATATTCTGACGGATCCCGCGGGGACGGTACTCGACGTGGTGCCGGGTTCCGTTGTGGGACGGAGTTACTTTGACAACCGCATCCCGGGCGAGCAGCTTGTGGTCTATGAGGCAACGGGCGATGTCGCGGTACAGCCGGGCGATGACATTGCGGTGGTGACGGCGCTGAATCCGCCGTCGCCGAACGCAAAAGTCGGTGCGCCGCACCCGGTCACCATTCCGCTGCTGAATCAGAATCCGGATCCGGAGGCGGTTGAGACGCCGAAGTTCATGATTCAGACCTACGAGGGCGATATCGACAGCGTCGGAACCCAGGCTGTGAACGGCGATTTCTACAGCGAGGCACACGCGGGCGAGCAGGTGACGCTAACGGCGCCGGCGGTGAATGCGGCGGGGGCTGCGTTCACCGCGTGGCGTGTCACGGCGGGAAATATTCCGAATGTAAGCTTCCCGGCGGGGCAGGGCACGGTGCAGTTTACAATGCCGGAGACCAACCTGGTTCTGCTCGCGGAGTACGAAGCACTGCCGGGCGCGGATGCGGCGGTTTCGGATGAGAGCCGCAATGCGGCAAAGGGAGAATTCTCCCTGGTTCCGAGTGAGAGAGCAAGACTTTCCTCGCTTCTCACCACCCCGGAGGACCGTGTGCTCTCCGGTGTGAATGGCGCAAAGGTGGAATACCGCACGGTCTACACGAAGAAGGCGGTCAGCCAAACGGCATCGAACGCGCTGAAGGCAATCAGCATTGCGGGTACACAGCATCCGGATGCCTATACGGCGGCCTTTGAGCTGCGCACGGACATTGAGCGCTATGTGGACGGCAGAAGAGTCAACGCGACGCCCTCCAATGCGACCTTTGAGACCTATGTGCAGCTTGAAAACCGGGATGCGGATATGCTCGACTACGAGCTCTTCGAAGAGCAGCCGGGCGGCGGCTATGCCGGTGTCGCGATGCAGACCCTTGCGGGCAGCGTCGAGGAAAACGGCGGCCTCTTCCGTTTCACGGCGAAGGCGGGCGTGCGCTATTATCTGGTCTATTCGAAGGCATATCGCTTAAAGTTTATCAACGAGGCGCCGAACGCCGCGCAGCCGAGCCACAGCTTTAAGGTGAGACACGGTGAATCGGCGGAGGATAGCTACTACGCGGGCAGCAATGCGCTCGGTGGTCTGGCGGATCCGGATCCCTACGCGGTCGATGCGGACGGCGTCGAGTATGAACTGCATGCGGCCCCGGTTTGGAGTAAGCGTGCGGACCGCTACCAGGGCTTTGACCTCGGAACGCCGGTTCGGAAGCGCATGACGCTCTACGCCTATTACGAGAACAACCGCGCCGAGCTGGAAGACGCGCGGAAGAAACTCGATGAGGCGACCCGCCGCGCAATTCAGCTTGCGGACGACTATTTCCTGAAGCGCCGGGAGACCGCAGACCTGATTAACGGTGTGCACGGTGTTCCGGGCAAGCCGGAGATTTACGGCATACTGGAGTCGCTCGGCGTGCTGGAGCGCACGGGACCGAGAGCAAGTCTTGCGGAGCTGCAGGCGGCGCTTGCGGCAATGGAGCAGACGCTTGCCCACTATGACAGCGTGTTGGATCCGCGCTATGACAACTACGGTCATCAGCAGCAGAATCAGCTCTCGGGCGGCGGCTCGGGCGGCGGCGGTCGCGGAAACGGCGGCAGCGGGCGCGGCGCGGGACGCGGTGTCGGCGTCGGCAGCACGGCAGGCGGTGCTCGTCTCATTCCGAGCGATCCCTTTGTCGCGGACTATGAGAAGGGCTACACGGTCGGCACGAACGGCAACTGGGAGCTTTTAAACCCGGAGCAGTCCGAGTGGATCTTCACGCTGAACGGCGGTATGCGGCTTGTAAACCGCTGGGGTAAGCTTTCCTACCGTTACGGCGACCGCATTGAGACCGCTTGGTATCACTTCGGTCAGCACGGCATCATGGATTCGGGCTGGTTCCGCGATGAGAACATGAATTGGTACTACCTCGACCGGACACACGACGGTTTCTTCGGCAGAATGCAGCTCGGTTGGCATCACGACGAGTACGATCAGCGCTGGTATCACTTTGATGAGAGCAGCGGTGTCATGCAGACCGGCTGGCAGGAGATCAACGGCAAGTGGTACTACTTTGCGACGAGCGCGAGCGCCGATACCTATGAGTACGATGCGGTCAGTGAGAAGTGGTACTATAAGGACAGCGTTTCGGTGCGTCCCTACGGTTCCATGTACATCAACGAAGTGACTCCGGACGGCTACCGTGTGGATGCCACCGGCGCTTGGGTACGGTGA